In Rhineura floridana isolate rRhiFlo1 chromosome 1, rRhiFlo1.hap2, whole genome shotgun sequence, the following proteins share a genomic window:
- the LOC133379171 gene encoding E3 SUMO-protein ligase PIAS2 isoform X2: MLLPLTNMVSSFRVSELQVLLGFAGRNKSGRKHDLLMRALHLLKSGCSPAVQIKIRELYRRRYPRTIEGLSDLSTVKPSVFTLDSSSSPVEPDLAAAGLHPLPSTSVAPQSPSSPLSSVLLQDTKPRFEMQQPSPPVPPVHPDVQLKSLPFYDVLDVLIKPTSLVQSSIQRFQEKFFIFALTPQQVREICISRDFLPGGRRDYTVQVQLRLCLAETSCPQEDNYPSSLCIKVNGKLFPLPGYAPPPKNGIEQKRPGRPLNITSLVRLSSAVPNQISISWASEIGKNYSMSVYLVRQLTSAMLLQRLKMKGIRNPDHSRALIKEKLTADPDSEIATTSLRVSLMCPLGKMRLTIPCRAVTCTHLQCFDAALYLQMNEKKPTWICPVCDKKAAYESLILDGLFMEILNECSDVDEIKFQEDGSWCPMRPKKEALKVVSPQCTKIESSSMVSKPCSMPISEVSKKKVDVIDLTVESSSDEEEDPSPKRKCIYMSDTQASPTKGVLMYQPSTVRVPGVSTVDPTAIPPSLTDYPVPFHHPPISSISSDLPGLDFLSLIPVDPQQYCPPMFLDSLTSTLPTSTTPSNIITSTSHHESSTRVSSSGRSETAVITSSGSNIPDIISLD; the protein is encoded by the exons AATATGGTATCAAGTTTTCGGGTCTCTGAACTACAAGTGCTGTTGGGCTTTGCTGGACGTAATAAAAGTGGACGCAAACATGACCTCCTGATGAGGGCATTGCACTTGCTGAAGAGTGGCTGCAGCCCAGCAGTTCAGATAAAGATCCGAGAACTCTACAGGCGCCGATATCCCAGGACAATAGAAGGTCTTTCTGACTTGTCTACTGTAAAACCTTCTGTCTTCACTTTGGACAGCAGCTCATCTCCAGTAGAACCTGATTTAGCGGCTGCTGGCCTGCATCCGTTACCGTCTACTTCAGTTGCTCCTCAATCCCCTTCCTCGCCTCTTAGTTCAGTGCTACTTCAGGACACAAAGCCTCGCTTTGAGATGCAGCAGCCGTCACCTCCAGTTCCACCTGTgcatcctgatgttcagctgaagagCCTCCCATTCTATGATGTGCTTGATGTTCTCATCAAACCTACAAGCTTAG TACAGAGCAGCATTCAGAGGTTCCAAGAAAAGTTCTTTATCTTTGCTTTAACACCTCAACAAGTCAGAGAAATCTGCATTTCCCG GGACTTTTTGCCAGGAGGCAGAAGGGATTACACTGTGCAAGTTCAGCTAAG GTTATGCCTGGCAGAAACCAGCTGCCCTCAAGAAGATAACTACCCTAGTAGCTTGTGCATAAAAGTAAATGGGAAGCTCTTTCCATTGCCA GGATATGCTCCACCACCCAAAAATGGGATTGAGCAAAAGAGACCTGGGCGCCCCTTGAATATTACATCTTTAGTCAGGTTGTCCTCTGCAGTGCCAAATCAGATTTCTATTTCCTGGGCATCTGAAATTGGAAAG AATTACTCAATGTCTGTGTATCTTGTACGTCAACTCACTTCAGCCATGCTGCTGCAGAGGCTAAAAATGAAAGGTATTCGAAACCCTGATCATTCCCGAGCATTAA TTAAAGAAAAACTGACAGCTGACCCAGATAGCGAAATTGCCACTACCAGTCTGCGAGTATCACTAATGTGTCCT CTGGGGAAAATGAGGTTGACAATTCCCTGCCGTGCTGTTACTTGTACCCACCTGCAGTGTTTTGATGCTGCTCTCTATCTACAAATGAATGAAAAGAAACCCACCTGGATATGCCCTGTGTGTGACAAGAAAGCGGCATATGAGAGTCTCATCTTAGATGG ACTCTTTATGGAAATTCTAAATGAATGTTCAGATGTAGATGAGATCAAATTCCAGGAGGATGGTTCCTGGTGCCCTATGAGGCCGAAGAAGGAGGCTCTGAAAGTTGTTAGCCCGCAGTGTACCAAGATAGAAA GTTCCAGCATGGTCAGCAAGCCATGCTCCATGCCCATCAGTGAGGTCAGCAAGAAGAAAGTTGATGTCATTGACCTCACTGTTGAGAGCTCGTCTGATGAAGAGGAAGATCCGTCTCCCAAAAGGAAGTGCATATATATGTCTGACACACAAGCAAGTCCCACCAAAGG GGTGCTCATGTATCAGCCATCTACTGTACGAGTGCCTGGAGTGAGCACAGTGGATCCTACTGCTATTCCGCCATCATTAACTGACTACCCTGTACCATTCCATCACCCACCAATATCAAGTATTTCATCAGATTTGCCTG GTTTGGATTTTCTTTCTTTAATCCCAGTGGATCCACAG CAGTACTGTCCTCCTATGTTTTTGGATAGTCTCACCTCAACGTTGCCAACAAGCACCACCCCCAGCAACATCATCACCTCCACCAGCCACCACGAGAGCAGCACTCGCGTTAGCTCCTCCGGCCGGAGCGAGACGGCAGTTATCACCAGCAGCGGGAGCAACATTCCAGACATCATCTCTTTAGACTGA
- the LOC133379171 gene encoding E3 SUMO-protein ligase PIAS2 isoform X1, with product MLLPLTNMVSSFRVSELQVLLGFAGRNKSGRKHDLLMRALHLLKSGCSPAVQIKIRELYRRRYPRTIEGLSDLSTVKPSVFTLDSSSSPVEPDLAAAGLHPLPSTSVAPQSPSSPLSSVLLQDTKPRFEMQQPSPPVPPVHPDVQLKSLPFYDVLDVLIKPTSLVQSSIQRFQEKFFIFALTPQQVREICISRDFLPGGRRDYTVQVQLRLCLAETSCPQEDNYPSSLCIKVNGKLFPLPGYAPPPKNGIEQKRPGRPLNITSLVRLSSAVPNQISISWASEIGKNYSMSVYLVRQLTSAMLLQRLKMKGIRNPDHSRALIKEKLTADPDSEIATTSLRVSLMCPLGKMRLTIPCRAVTCTHLQCFDAALYLQMNEKKPTWICPVCDKKAAYESLILDGLFMEILNECSDVDEIKFQEDGSWCPMRPKKEALKVVSPQCTKIESSSMVSKPCSMPISEVSKKKVDVIDLTVESSSDEEEDPSPKRKCIYMSDTQASPTKGVLMYQPSTVRVPGVSTVDPTAIPPSLTDYPVPFHHPPISSISSDLPGLDFLSLIPVDPQSPFLICIIVCFKQYCPPMFLDSLTSTLPTSTTPSNIITSTSHHESSTRVSSSGRSETAVITSSGSNIPDIISLD from the exons AATATGGTATCAAGTTTTCGGGTCTCTGAACTACAAGTGCTGTTGGGCTTTGCTGGACGTAATAAAAGTGGACGCAAACATGACCTCCTGATGAGGGCATTGCACTTGCTGAAGAGTGGCTGCAGCCCAGCAGTTCAGATAAAGATCCGAGAACTCTACAGGCGCCGATATCCCAGGACAATAGAAGGTCTTTCTGACTTGTCTACTGTAAAACCTTCTGTCTTCACTTTGGACAGCAGCTCATCTCCAGTAGAACCTGATTTAGCGGCTGCTGGCCTGCATCCGTTACCGTCTACTTCAGTTGCTCCTCAATCCCCTTCCTCGCCTCTTAGTTCAGTGCTACTTCAGGACACAAAGCCTCGCTTTGAGATGCAGCAGCCGTCACCTCCAGTTCCACCTGTgcatcctgatgttcagctgaagagCCTCCCATTCTATGATGTGCTTGATGTTCTCATCAAACCTACAAGCTTAG TACAGAGCAGCATTCAGAGGTTCCAAGAAAAGTTCTTTATCTTTGCTTTAACACCTCAACAAGTCAGAGAAATCTGCATTTCCCG GGACTTTTTGCCAGGAGGCAGAAGGGATTACACTGTGCAAGTTCAGCTAAG GTTATGCCTGGCAGAAACCAGCTGCCCTCAAGAAGATAACTACCCTAGTAGCTTGTGCATAAAAGTAAATGGGAAGCTCTTTCCATTGCCA GGATATGCTCCACCACCCAAAAATGGGATTGAGCAAAAGAGACCTGGGCGCCCCTTGAATATTACATCTTTAGTCAGGTTGTCCTCTGCAGTGCCAAATCAGATTTCTATTTCCTGGGCATCTGAAATTGGAAAG AATTACTCAATGTCTGTGTATCTTGTACGTCAACTCACTTCAGCCATGCTGCTGCAGAGGCTAAAAATGAAAGGTATTCGAAACCCTGATCATTCCCGAGCATTAA TTAAAGAAAAACTGACAGCTGACCCAGATAGCGAAATTGCCACTACCAGTCTGCGAGTATCACTAATGTGTCCT CTGGGGAAAATGAGGTTGACAATTCCCTGCCGTGCTGTTACTTGTACCCACCTGCAGTGTTTTGATGCTGCTCTCTATCTACAAATGAATGAAAAGAAACCCACCTGGATATGCCCTGTGTGTGACAAGAAAGCGGCATATGAGAGTCTCATCTTAGATGG ACTCTTTATGGAAATTCTAAATGAATGTTCAGATGTAGATGAGATCAAATTCCAGGAGGATGGTTCCTGGTGCCCTATGAGGCCGAAGAAGGAGGCTCTGAAAGTTGTTAGCCCGCAGTGTACCAAGATAGAAA GTTCCAGCATGGTCAGCAAGCCATGCTCCATGCCCATCAGTGAGGTCAGCAAGAAGAAAGTTGATGTCATTGACCTCACTGTTGAGAGCTCGTCTGATGAAGAGGAAGATCCGTCTCCCAAAAGGAAGTGCATATATATGTCTGACACACAAGCAAGTCCCACCAAAGG GGTGCTCATGTATCAGCCATCTACTGTACGAGTGCCTGGAGTGAGCACAGTGGATCCTACTGCTATTCCGCCATCATTAACTGACTACCCTGTACCATTCCATCACCCACCAATATCAAGTATTTCATCAGATTTGCCTG GTTTGGATTTTCTTTCTTTAATCCCAGTGGATCCACAG TCTCCCTTCCTTATCTGCATCATTGTTTGTTTCAAGCAGTACTGTCCTCCTATGTTTTTGGATAGTCTCACCTCAACGTTGCCAACAAGCACCACCCCCAGCAACATCATCACCTCCACCAGCCACCACGAGAGCAGCACTCGCGTTAGCTCCTCCGGCCGGAGCGAGACGGCAGTTATCACCAGCAGCGGGAGCAACATTCCAGACATCATCTCTTTAGACTGA
- the LOC133379171 gene encoding E3 SUMO-protein ligase PIAS2 isoform X3 has protein sequence MVSSFRVSELQVLLGFAGRNKSGRKHDLLMRALHLLKSGCSPAVQIKIRELYRRRYPRTIEGLSDLSTVKPSVFTLDSSSSPVEPDLAAAGLHPLPSTSVAPQSPSSPLSSVLLQDTKPRFEMQQPSPPVPPVHPDVQLKSLPFYDVLDVLIKPTSLVQSSIQRFQEKFFIFALTPQQVREICISRDFLPGGRRDYTVQVQLRLCLAETSCPQEDNYPSSLCIKVNGKLFPLPGYAPPPKNGIEQKRPGRPLNITSLVRLSSAVPNQISISWASEIGKNYSMSVYLVRQLTSAMLLQRLKMKGIRNPDHSRALIKEKLTADPDSEIATTSLRVSLMCPLGKMRLTIPCRAVTCTHLQCFDAALYLQMNEKKPTWICPVCDKKAAYESLILDGLFMEILNECSDVDEIKFQEDGSWCPMRPKKEALKVVSPQCTKIESSSMVSKPCSMPISEVSKKKVDVIDLTVESSSDEEEDPSPKRKCIYMSDTQASPTKGVLMYQPSTVRVPGVSTVDPTAIPPSLTDYPVPFHHPPISSISSDLPGLDFLSLIPVDPQYCPPMFLDSLTSTLPTSTTPSNIITSTSHHESSTRVSSSGRSETAVITSSGSNIPDIISLD, from the exons ATGGTATCAAGTTTTCGGGTCTCTGAACTACAAGTGCTGTTGGGCTTTGCTGGACGTAATAAAAGTGGACGCAAACATGACCTCCTGATGAGGGCATTGCACTTGCTGAAGAGTGGCTGCAGCCCAGCAGTTCAGATAAAGATCCGAGAACTCTACAGGCGCCGATATCCCAGGACAATAGAAGGTCTTTCTGACTTGTCTACTGTAAAACCTTCTGTCTTCACTTTGGACAGCAGCTCATCTCCAGTAGAACCTGATTTAGCGGCTGCTGGCCTGCATCCGTTACCGTCTACTTCAGTTGCTCCTCAATCCCCTTCCTCGCCTCTTAGTTCAGTGCTACTTCAGGACACAAAGCCTCGCTTTGAGATGCAGCAGCCGTCACCTCCAGTTCCACCTGTgcatcctgatgttcagctgaagagCCTCCCATTCTATGATGTGCTTGATGTTCTCATCAAACCTACAAGCTTAG TACAGAGCAGCATTCAGAGGTTCCAAGAAAAGTTCTTTATCTTTGCTTTAACACCTCAACAAGTCAGAGAAATCTGCATTTCCCG GGACTTTTTGCCAGGAGGCAGAAGGGATTACACTGTGCAAGTTCAGCTAAG GTTATGCCTGGCAGAAACCAGCTGCCCTCAAGAAGATAACTACCCTAGTAGCTTGTGCATAAAAGTAAATGGGAAGCTCTTTCCATTGCCA GGATATGCTCCACCACCCAAAAATGGGATTGAGCAAAAGAGACCTGGGCGCCCCTTGAATATTACATCTTTAGTCAGGTTGTCCTCTGCAGTGCCAAATCAGATTTCTATTTCCTGGGCATCTGAAATTGGAAAG AATTACTCAATGTCTGTGTATCTTGTACGTCAACTCACTTCAGCCATGCTGCTGCAGAGGCTAAAAATGAAAGGTATTCGAAACCCTGATCATTCCCGAGCATTAA TTAAAGAAAAACTGACAGCTGACCCAGATAGCGAAATTGCCACTACCAGTCTGCGAGTATCACTAATGTGTCCT CTGGGGAAAATGAGGTTGACAATTCCCTGCCGTGCTGTTACTTGTACCCACCTGCAGTGTTTTGATGCTGCTCTCTATCTACAAATGAATGAAAAGAAACCCACCTGGATATGCCCTGTGTGTGACAAGAAAGCGGCATATGAGAGTCTCATCTTAGATGG ACTCTTTATGGAAATTCTAAATGAATGTTCAGATGTAGATGAGATCAAATTCCAGGAGGATGGTTCCTGGTGCCCTATGAGGCCGAAGAAGGAGGCTCTGAAAGTTGTTAGCCCGCAGTGTACCAAGATAGAAA GTTCCAGCATGGTCAGCAAGCCATGCTCCATGCCCATCAGTGAGGTCAGCAAGAAGAAAGTTGATGTCATTGACCTCACTGTTGAGAGCTCGTCTGATGAAGAGGAAGATCCGTCTCCCAAAAGGAAGTGCATATATATGTCTGACACACAAGCAAGTCCCACCAAAGG GGTGCTCATGTATCAGCCATCTACTGTACGAGTGCCTGGAGTGAGCACAGTGGATCCTACTGCTATTCCGCCATCATTAACTGACTACCCTGTACCATTCCATCACCCACCAATATCAAGTATTTCATCAGATTTGCCTG GTTTGGATTTTCTTTCTTTAATCCCAGTGGATCCACAG TACTGTCCTCCTATGTTTTTGGATAGTCTCACCTCAACGTTGCCAACAAGCACCACCCCCAGCAACATCATCACCTCCACCAGCCACCACGAGAGCAGCACTCGCGTTAGCTCCTCCGGCCGGAGCGAGACGGCAGTTATCACCAGCAGCGGGAGCAACATTCCAGACATCATCTCTTTAGACTGA
- the LOC133379171 gene encoding E3 SUMO-protein ligase PIAS2 isoform X4, protein MVSSFRVSELQVLLGFAGRNKSGRKHDLLMRALHLLKSGCSPAVQIKIRELYRRRYPRTIEGLSDLSTVKPSVFTLDSSSSPVEPDLAAAGLHPLPSTSVAPQSPSSPLSSVLLQDTKPRFEMQQPSPPVPPVHPDVQLKSLPFYDVLDVLIKPTSLVQSSIQRFQEKFFIFALTPQQVREICISRDFLPGGRRDYTVQVQLRLCLAETSCPQEDNYPSSLCIKVNGKLFPLPGYAPPPKNGIEQKRPGRPLNITSLVRLSSAVPNQISISWASEIGKNYSMSVYLVRQLTSAMLLQRLKMKGIRNPDHSRALIKEKLTADPDSEIATTSLRVSLMCPLGKMRLTIPCRAVTCTHLQCFDAALYLQMNEKKPTWICPVCDKKAAYESLILDGLFMEILNECSDVDEIKFQEDGSWCPMRPKKEALKVVSPQCTKIESSSMVSKPCSMPISEVSKKKVDVIDLTVESSSDEEEDPSPKRKCIYMSDTQASPTKGVLMYQPSTVRVPGVSTVDPTAIPPSLTDYPVPFHHPPISSISSDLPGLDFLSLIPVDPQSHLNVANKHHPQQHHHLHQPPREQHSR, encoded by the exons ATGGTATCAAGTTTTCGGGTCTCTGAACTACAAGTGCTGTTGGGCTTTGCTGGACGTAATAAAAGTGGACGCAAACATGACCTCCTGATGAGGGCATTGCACTTGCTGAAGAGTGGCTGCAGCCCAGCAGTTCAGATAAAGATCCGAGAACTCTACAGGCGCCGATATCCCAGGACAATAGAAGGTCTTTCTGACTTGTCTACTGTAAAACCTTCTGTCTTCACTTTGGACAGCAGCTCATCTCCAGTAGAACCTGATTTAGCGGCTGCTGGCCTGCATCCGTTACCGTCTACTTCAGTTGCTCCTCAATCCCCTTCCTCGCCTCTTAGTTCAGTGCTACTTCAGGACACAAAGCCTCGCTTTGAGATGCAGCAGCCGTCACCTCCAGTTCCACCTGTgcatcctgatgttcagctgaagagCCTCCCATTCTATGATGTGCTTGATGTTCTCATCAAACCTACAAGCTTAG TACAGAGCAGCATTCAGAGGTTCCAAGAAAAGTTCTTTATCTTTGCTTTAACACCTCAACAAGTCAGAGAAATCTGCATTTCCCG GGACTTTTTGCCAGGAGGCAGAAGGGATTACACTGTGCAAGTTCAGCTAAG GTTATGCCTGGCAGAAACCAGCTGCCCTCAAGAAGATAACTACCCTAGTAGCTTGTGCATAAAAGTAAATGGGAAGCTCTTTCCATTGCCA GGATATGCTCCACCACCCAAAAATGGGATTGAGCAAAAGAGACCTGGGCGCCCCTTGAATATTACATCTTTAGTCAGGTTGTCCTCTGCAGTGCCAAATCAGATTTCTATTTCCTGGGCATCTGAAATTGGAAAG AATTACTCAATGTCTGTGTATCTTGTACGTCAACTCACTTCAGCCATGCTGCTGCAGAGGCTAAAAATGAAAGGTATTCGAAACCCTGATCATTCCCGAGCATTAA TTAAAGAAAAACTGACAGCTGACCCAGATAGCGAAATTGCCACTACCAGTCTGCGAGTATCACTAATGTGTCCT CTGGGGAAAATGAGGTTGACAATTCCCTGCCGTGCTGTTACTTGTACCCACCTGCAGTGTTTTGATGCTGCTCTCTATCTACAAATGAATGAAAAGAAACCCACCTGGATATGCCCTGTGTGTGACAAGAAAGCGGCATATGAGAGTCTCATCTTAGATGG ACTCTTTATGGAAATTCTAAATGAATGTTCAGATGTAGATGAGATCAAATTCCAGGAGGATGGTTCCTGGTGCCCTATGAGGCCGAAGAAGGAGGCTCTGAAAGTTGTTAGCCCGCAGTGTACCAAGATAGAAA GTTCCAGCATGGTCAGCAAGCCATGCTCCATGCCCATCAGTGAGGTCAGCAAGAAGAAAGTTGATGTCATTGACCTCACTGTTGAGAGCTCGTCTGATGAAGAGGAAGATCCGTCTCCCAAAAGGAAGTGCATATATATGTCTGACACACAAGCAAGTCCCACCAAAGG GGTGCTCATGTATCAGCCATCTACTGTACGAGTGCCTGGAGTGAGCACAGTGGATCCTACTGCTATTCCGCCATCATTAACTGACTACCCTGTACCATTCCATCACCCACCAATATCAAGTATTTCATCAGATTTGCCTG GTTTGGATTTTCTTTCTTTAATCCCAGTGGATCCACAG TCTCACCTCAACGTTGCCAACAAGCACCACCCCCAGCAACATCATCACCTCCACCAGCCACCACGAGAGCAGCACTCGCGTTAG
- the LOC133379171 gene encoding E3 SUMO-protein ligase PIAS2 isoform X5 yields the protein MLLPLTNMVSSFRVSELQVLLGFAGRNKSGRKHDLLMRALHLLKSGCSPAVQIKIRELYRRRYPRTIEGLSDLSTVKPSVFTLDSSSSPVEPDLAAAGLHPLPSTSVAPQSPSSPLSSVLLQDTKPRFEMQQPSPPVPPVHPDVQLKSLPFYDVLDVLIKPTSLVQSSIQRFQEKFFIFALTPQQVREICISRDFLPGGRRDYTVQVQLRLCLAETSCPQEDNYPSSLCIKVNGKLFPLPGYAPPPKNGIEQKRPGRPLNITSLVRLSSAVPNQISISWASEIGKNYSMSVYLVRQLTSAMLLQRLKMKGIRNPDHSRALIKEKLTADPDSEIATTSLRVSLMCPLGKMRLTIPCRAVTCTHLQCFDAALYLQMNEKKPTWICPVCDKKAAYESLILDGLFMEILNECSDVDEIKFQEDGSWCPMRPKKEALKVVSPQCTKIESSSMVSKPCSMPISEVSKKKVDVIDLTVESSSDEEEDPSPKRKCIYMSDTQASPTKGRRDYESAVLVYM from the exons AATATGGTATCAAGTTTTCGGGTCTCTGAACTACAAGTGCTGTTGGGCTTTGCTGGACGTAATAAAAGTGGACGCAAACATGACCTCCTGATGAGGGCATTGCACTTGCTGAAGAGTGGCTGCAGCCCAGCAGTTCAGATAAAGATCCGAGAACTCTACAGGCGCCGATATCCCAGGACAATAGAAGGTCTTTCTGACTTGTCTACTGTAAAACCTTCTGTCTTCACTTTGGACAGCAGCTCATCTCCAGTAGAACCTGATTTAGCGGCTGCTGGCCTGCATCCGTTACCGTCTACTTCAGTTGCTCCTCAATCCCCTTCCTCGCCTCTTAGTTCAGTGCTACTTCAGGACACAAAGCCTCGCTTTGAGATGCAGCAGCCGTCACCTCCAGTTCCACCTGTgcatcctgatgttcagctgaagagCCTCCCATTCTATGATGTGCTTGATGTTCTCATCAAACCTACAAGCTTAG TACAGAGCAGCATTCAGAGGTTCCAAGAAAAGTTCTTTATCTTTGCTTTAACACCTCAACAAGTCAGAGAAATCTGCATTTCCCG GGACTTTTTGCCAGGAGGCAGAAGGGATTACACTGTGCAAGTTCAGCTAAG GTTATGCCTGGCAGAAACCAGCTGCCCTCAAGAAGATAACTACCCTAGTAGCTTGTGCATAAAAGTAAATGGGAAGCTCTTTCCATTGCCA GGATATGCTCCACCACCCAAAAATGGGATTGAGCAAAAGAGACCTGGGCGCCCCTTGAATATTACATCTTTAGTCAGGTTGTCCTCTGCAGTGCCAAATCAGATTTCTATTTCCTGGGCATCTGAAATTGGAAAG AATTACTCAATGTCTGTGTATCTTGTACGTCAACTCACTTCAGCCATGCTGCTGCAGAGGCTAAAAATGAAAGGTATTCGAAACCCTGATCATTCCCGAGCATTAA TTAAAGAAAAACTGACAGCTGACCCAGATAGCGAAATTGCCACTACCAGTCTGCGAGTATCACTAATGTGTCCT CTGGGGAAAATGAGGTTGACAATTCCCTGCCGTGCTGTTACTTGTACCCACCTGCAGTGTTTTGATGCTGCTCTCTATCTACAAATGAATGAAAAGAAACCCACCTGGATATGCCCTGTGTGTGACAAGAAAGCGGCATATGAGAGTCTCATCTTAGATGG ACTCTTTATGGAAATTCTAAATGAATGTTCAGATGTAGATGAGATCAAATTCCAGGAGGATGGTTCCTGGTGCCCTATGAGGCCGAAGAAGGAGGCTCTGAAAGTTGTTAGCCCGCAGTGTACCAAGATAGAAA GTTCCAGCATGGTCAGCAAGCCATGCTCCATGCCCATCAGTGAGGTCAGCAAGAAGAAAGTTGATGTCATTGACCTCACTGTTGAGAGCTCGTCTGATGAAGAGGAAGATCCGTCTCCCAAAAGGAAGTGCATATATATGTCTGACACACAAGCAAGTCCCACCAAAGG gagacgTGATTACGAATCAGCAGTCCTTGTTTATATGTGA